ACGGCGCTCCAAGCGCCACCGTCATCGACGCCGCAGGCGCGCACCGCTTCGATGGGGATGCCTCGCGCAACGCCGATGTCGGGCCGCTCGGGCGCTACCTGGCGGAACCCGATCCGGCGATCATCCGCAGCGGTCTGGTGGGCGAACTCGCCGAACGCGTAAAGGCGACGCTGCTCGACCCGCAGATCGCATATCTCACGGCATCGGCCAGCGTGTCGTCGCCGTTTTTGCGTTGGTACGAAGTCCGCGAATGGTTGCCGTTCAACGTCAAGCGCCTGCGCGCGTTTCTGCGCAGCGCCGGCATAGGAAGACTGGTGATCAAGACCCGCGCGTTTCCGCTGCAACCGGAGGCCATCGCGGCGTTGCTCAAAGCCAAGGGCGACGCGGAGGCAACGCTCGTGTGCACGACGATCGGGGGACGCAAAACGGCGATCGTCTGCCGGCGCGCATGAATTCCCTCGGTTCCATCGAACGCGCAGGCGTGCTCGACGCGGTGATCACGGCCGGCGGGCGCCTCACACCCGCGGAGGCGCAGCGGTACGGCACGGACGTCAAGGCTCTTGTCGAAATCAACGGGGCGACGCTGCTTGCGACGATGATCCAGGCGCTGCGAAACGTGCCGATGGTCGGCAGCATCACGGTCGTGGGCCCGCGCGCGGTCGAACGCTGCGGAGCGCGCTTCGATGGCTGGGTCGACGAAAGCCCGACCGGGGAAGACAACGTCATGGCGGCGTTGCGGGCGACTGCAGCCGGCCGCGCGCTCTTCTGCGCGTCGGACCTCCCGTTCGTGACGGCGCAGAGCATCGAAGGGCTGCTCGCGCTCGTGAAACCTGACGCTGCGGTTGCATATCCTATTTTTACGCGCGGCGAATTCCTGAATGCGCTGCCCGGCGCTCGCTCGAGCTTCTTCAAGCTTGCGGATGGTCAATGGACCGGCGGCAGCGTCCTGGTCGTGGACTCGGCC
This window of the Candidatus Tumulicola sp. genome carries:
- a CDS encoding NTP transferase domain-containing protein; this encodes MHDDRGTQNGDRLPARMNSLGSIERAGVLDAVITAGGRLTPAEAQRYGTDVKALVEINGATLLATMIQALRNVPMVGSITVVGPRAVERCGARFDGWVDESPTGEDNVMAALRATAAGRALFCASDLPFVTAQSIEGLLALVKPDAAVAYPIFTRGEFLNALPGARSSFFKLADGQWTGGSVLVVDSAMLLAKAHYIKAAFRARKNPAALAPLLGAALLWRYAVGRAGVDEIVARVAHLLGAPVYAIRGADPVLAMDCDGAEDIEYARQASLREATTPERTP